In Pirellulales bacterium, the genomic stretch CTTGCCGGTCCGGCCGGGAATATTGTAGATGCAAAGCGGAATATCGACGGCCTCGGCCAGGGCCTTGAAATGTTGATAGAAGCCTTCTTGCGTCGGCTTGTTGTAATACGGCGCGACCAACAGCGCGGCATCCGCCCCTTGCTTTGCCGCCCAGCGTGTGAGCCGCAAGGCTTCGCGAGTGCTGTTCGAGCCGGTGCCAGGCATGACCTTGATGCGGCCGGCCGCGATTTCGACCACCGCGGCGATGATTCGCTCGTGCTCTTCGTGCGACACCGTGGGAGATTCGCCGGTGGTGCCGACGGGGCAAATGCATTTCGTACCGGCCGCAATCTGGAATTCGACCTGCGTTCGCAGGATCGCCAAATCCAGTTCGCCATCCTTGAACGGAGTCGTGATCGCAACCGATAAGCCGGCAAACGCTTCGCCTTTGGTGGACATGAGGAAGGGTGAGGCTGAGGGTGAAGGTGAGGGGTGAGGGGTGAGGGGACAGGGACGGCGGCCTGCGCGGGCCGCACTTATCATAGGAAACCGTGCTAGTGGCTGCAATTCGCCGCGCTACGCTGGTCGCGCGGTGCTTCGCCTTTCCGCCCGCGCTTCCTCCGCGTCCTCCGCGACTCCGCGTGAGACTGCTTCGTCCCGCGGCTTCCGAGAGTCACGAAATTAGTTGCTTCATCTCACGGACCGCTTGCGGCAGGCCGACCATTACGGCCCGGGAAATGATGCTGTGGCCGATGTTCAATTCCGAAATGCCTTCAAGCTCGGCCACCGGGCAGACGTTGTGATACGTCAGCCCATGGCCGGCATGGAGCGTAAGGCCATTCTTGCGCACCAAGCCGGCCGCCCAGGCGAGCGCCGCCAATTGGTCGGCTTGGGGCTTGCCGGGGGCGGCCAAGGCATAAGCGCCCGTGTGCAGTTCGACCGCGTCGGCGGCCAAATCCGCGGCCAAGTCAATCTGTTTCGGATCGGGATCCAGAAACAGGCTGACGACGATCCCCGCGTCGCGCAGCCGGTGAATGGCGTCGGCAACGGCCGGGCAATTGCCGATCGCGTCGAGGCCCCCTTCCGTGGTCACTTCCTCGCGCCGCTCGGGCACCAGCGTGGCCTGATCGGGCCGCACACGGCAAGCGATCGCCAACACATCTTCATTCGTCGCGAGTTCGAGGTTCAGCTTGACCGTGACCGTTTGGCGGAGAATCTCTAAGTCGCGATCCTGAATATGCCGGCGGTCTTCGCGGAGGTGGATCGTGATGCCGTCGGCGCCGCTCATCTGAGCCAACGCGGCCGCCCACACCGGATCGGGCTCATTCGTGCGCCGAGCCTGCCGCAACGTAGCAACGTGGTCGATATTAACGCCGAGGTGAGGCACGGAGGAAGGGGCGAGGG encodes the following:
- a CDS encoding pyridoxine 5'-phosphate synthase, which produces MPHLGVNIDHVATLRQARRTNEPDPVWAAALAQMSGADGITIHLREDRRHIQDRDLEILRQTVTVKLNLELATNEDVLAIACRVRPDQATLVPERREEVTTEGGLDAIGNCPAVADAIHRLRDAGIVVSLFLDPDPKQIDLAADLAADAVELHTGAYALAAPGKPQADQLAALAWAAGLVRKNGLTLHAGHGLTYHNVCPVAELEGISELNIGHSIISRAVMVGLPQAVREMKQLIS